The following is a genomic window from Episyrphus balteatus chromosome 1, idEpiBalt1.1, whole genome shotgun sequence.
TATCCACTTGTAATCTTGAAAAAATCGAACATTGAATGAACATAAGAATATTGTCTGAAAATGTTACATTGATCCAGTAAATATCGACCCCTTCTTGCTAAATTATCGTAAGCGACATGGCGCTTACCACGTTTTTGTcaacagaaaaattttaattttttttttgtttttagacttATTAAAGACAATTTTCATGTGAATGTGTTCTTGAACAATTGTTGATTACATTAACAGAAACAAAAGTTATATCTTACTAGTTCTTAGTGCtggaaaaatacaattaaatgttGTCCAtaattcaaaactcaatttgGGGTCGATATTTTCGGAAAAATTAGCGTATTTGTAATGAGGTCTTAACTTAGTTTAAATGGTTCCCAAAACTTTAAACGCGTTTTTTCGATACGGTGTTTTCAACGTCGGTCGGTGAGGAAAATCTCATCAAAACGGCTGGACCGATCGGCTTCAAATTTCTAGACGATCTTCTTAGATACTTTTTCCAGGTAATGATGAAATAAGGTTTCCgacaataatttttcaagtgtaagttttctttaaaaacagaaaataatttggaTGAGAGATATCTTCCGATTTTTCACTATGACAAAGTGCAGATAAATTTACTTTTAAAGTTTGTTCAgaattttaagtgaaaatatttGTGAATTCTGCTGCGTCCCGTTAAACAAAaagtgttttgaaaaaaaaccttaagATTATCCACAATTAATCTCCTATTCAAGGTCCATAAAGTTTCCGAATGCtttgttcttcttcttttctcGATGACCAGCAAATCCCCCCTTATTTGAagtcctttatttttttctttcttataggTTAAATTCACCAAATAATATCTATCATAACAAGAacataactgttaaaaaagagccttgttaaaattaaaaaaggattgAGATATAAAATGTACCAGTTTTCTAAAGTTtggtttaaatttgtatcagcTAAactttgattgttctcttgaaatttttcttttaataaccgatttttaaagttatttgaaaaacaatcaaaattttactgatacaaatttaaaccaAACCTTAGAACTTgctacacttttacatctcattCCTTTTTTTGCCAGCATAATAGaacttttttgttgtgatttcagtACCTACATTTTGCAAGGTAGTGctgtaaaattcaaaatctattttatttgGTTATTCTAGCAACTTTGCTTTCCCTAAAAAATCTGTGGCTTTCACTGTCGTGATTGTATGAGGTACAGGTCTTTTATATATTTCGAATATATTATGATGGGGACCACGCCCTCTCATTAGAGAATGTCtgattttaagattttcttttgCATATGATTCTACCAAGCTTTATGTATGAGATTTTATCAGAAGCGTGCTAcagtatttaatgaaaattaagcGAAAATAGGCGGCTGCCACGGCTGGCCATAATTatcacattttaattttttttttcctttgtataaactgcCAGCTTTACCAAGTTTCAATATTCTACAATAATTAGAAGAGGtctaaaaaatttgatgaaaattcagtgaaaatgggcggttaccacgccccttggctaaaattctcaaatttaaattgtttcctttgtataaactaacTGCTCTACCATTCTATTAAGATTCTACGGTAATCGGAAGTGCTctataaatttgataaaaattcagcgaaaatgggtAGGTGCCTCCTGacttaaattcttaaatttaaaatttttgcctttgtataaactatcagCTTTACCATTCTATTAAGTTGCaaaattctacgataatcagaactgctctataatatttgttgaaaattcagcgaaaattagaaaaaattgatgaaaattcagtgacaATGGGGGGTTGCACGTTTTCTGTTTATAATGGTGTAGTGCTAAAATTTCAAGAGAATTTGGCTGGTAACTACCATGCCCCTTGATTAATCTCACTGCTCTGAGAAAGTCATTTGATTATTTTACACCATTTATTGTGCATTTTGAagatatatgtatgtgtagTTTGTAGATACATTAGGGTTCTGAACATGTTTGACTTTTATTGAGTATacgagctaaaaaaaaaaaattcttaagttCTAAGTCTCTATGATTATATTTACCAATGCCgaactaattttcaatgttttcatttaatatatcgaGAAATTACAAGTAGTTTTGAAGTGTTTTACttattaaattttacttaaaaaatcggTAAAACTGTaagttgatgaaaaattttcaatatgcAAAGGTCTTAAACACTGGAGTAGGTAcacgaaaaaattatttttaatttcttctaaCAATTAATAATAACCGTCAATTTCGTTGTTTTCATGATATTGGcggttgttttaaaattatttttttctatgaaaatattCGATCTCTTTCTACAATTTTCTCGGAAGGATCTCCGTTTAATGTCGGAAGACCAACGTTTTTCTTATAACTATATATGGACTTGCTAGCAATGCCTTTCGTGTTTTATATTTATCAAGTTTGGGTCAGTTCATGAAAACCCCCATGTCATATAATAGATTCGGAACGGCGGAAATGtacttgtttatttatttggcttaaaaatatttagcttattacaaatatttaattatacTATCCTAAACACTCTTCCTTTTTTTCAGACTAACtccagaaaaatataaatttcgttGTTTTCATGATATTGGcggttgttttaaaattattttttctatgaaaatattttatctcTTTCTAAAATTTTCTCGGAAGGATCTCCGTTTAATGTCGGAAGACCAACGTTTTTCTTATAACTATATATGGACTTGCTAGCAATGCCTTTCGTGTTTTATATTTATCAAGTTTGGGTCAGTTCATGAAAACCCCCATGTCATATAACAGATTCGGAACGGTTTTTACTTAAAGTTAAAATGAAATGtacttgtttatttatttggcttaaaaatatttagcttatTACATATTTAATTATACTATCCTAAACACTCTTCCTTTTTTTCAGACTAACTCCAGAAAAATATTTCACTAATTACTCTAGTAGTAATCGTGGTGGAATCTTCAATGAATTTGCCACAAGTGCTGTTCCAGCTTTTCTTTCAATGTACCCTCCAGAAATGGTAaattatttgtgaaaactaacaaaaattaaaattgcgtGTTTAGTGAAATATTAATTTCGtgagtttatttttgtatagataAGTGCTTCAATGTCAGCCACTTCATTATTAAGTATATCCGCCCTACAAAAGTCGCTCATACCACCAAGGATCACATCTGGTAAATGGAGTGAACTCGCTTTGGTAATTCACCGAGGACGTGATCATGGAATTCCTTCATACAGGAATGCTTTAGATTTATGTGAAAATCGTTTTGCTGAAAATGACGTTTCAaatattacatttgaaaaattatcgaCTGTTTCAAACATACCTGAGGAACATATAACCATGCTAAGAGACATATATGAGTAAGATATATCAGTTTGTTTTAAAAGTATGTaaataattttgcttttttttattttaagaaacgCTGAAGACATTGATTTACTGGTTGGAGCGCTTTTAGAAAATTCTGCAGTGGGATCACTATTTGGACCAACTATAACATGTTTATTGACACGTCAATTTGCTCAGTTGAAGACAACTGATAGATTCTGGTATGAAAACGAGATTCCACCATCATCTTTTAGACTTGACCAACTAAAGGCTATTCGTCAAACAACACTGTCTGGGTTATTGTGTTCAACTAAACAAGTTGATAAGGCACAACCAAAGGCTTTTATTCGTGAAGACAGCTTTCTGTGAGTTCAAAAACCTTTAaactaaattaataaaaataacaattgttTAAATACTCCTGTCTTAATAGAAATACTCTTCTTACTTGTGATCAACTTCCCAAACTGGACCTACGCGCTTGGAAAGCTGATCCAAATGAGGAGGAGACAAAAGAAAGAATTGAAGAAACTCCTGAAGTTAAAGAAGTCATTCGAGAAATAAGTCCAGATTTATTAGAAGCTGCAGTTGAAAGAGCAAAAGAGGAACTTTATGCAAGAAAACGATTTGAGTATGACTCCTGGTTAGCGCGTAAGTAGTGACGAATTTAATTCGACATAAAATacatttgttttcttaaatagAGGGTGGAATTGATGCTAAGTCACCAGATGGCGTTGCAGCGTCTTTCAGCAAGGCAAACCGTGCAGCTCTTCTTCAAGCCAATAGCTCTCTTATGCTTGAGCTTACAtctaatgaaattttaaatactttaaatCAGATAACACGTCGCAAACGTCAAGTTTTTGACGGAAGCCTTAATGCATTCAACCGCAACGAACTAACAGAAACTCTTCAAACTATCGATATAAATTCATTCCTGTCAGGGAATTCAAATGCACGTCAACATGTTGAGCAACAATGTGATGATCCACCTCTTCCTTGTGATGCCAATACTCCATTCCGTACCTTTACTGGATACTGCAACAATTTACGAAATCCTAATTGGGGTAAATCGTTATCAACCTTTTCACGTTTACTTCCAGCACAATACGAAGATGGCGTTTCAAAGCCTCGTATTTCTTCTGTTACCGGAGCACCTTTACCAAATCCCAGAACCATCTCAACTCTTATTCATCCTGATATTTCGAATTTACATACCCGCTATTCACTTATGGTCATGCAATTCGCTCAGTTCGTAGACCACGATTTAACTCTTACTCCTATTCATAAAGGATTTCATGAATCCATACCAAGTTGCCGACGTTGCGATTCACCACAAACTGTCCATCCAGAGTGTAATCCTTTCCCAGTACCTGCGGGCGATTACTTTTACCCAGAAGTCAATGTGACTAGTGGAGAACGTCTTTGTTTCCCATCGATGAGATCGTTGCCAGGACAGTTAACACTTGGACCACGTGACCAAATGAACCAAAATACCCATTTCTTGGATTCCTCTATGATTTATGGGGAAAATAATTGCGTTGCAAATAAGCTTCGTGGATTCTCTGGGCGCATGAACTCAACAATTCATCCTATTCGAGGAAAAGAACTGCTGCCGCAAAGTAACTCACATCCGGAATGTAAATCGCGAAACCGATTATGCTTCATTGGTGGAGATGATCGCGCTTCTGAGCAACCAGGTCTCACTGCAATTCATACAATATTTTTAAGAGAACACAATCGAATTGTTGAAGGACTACGTGGAGTGAATCCTCATTGGACAGGGGATCAATTGTATCATCACACAAGGCGTATTGTTAGTGCTCAGTTCCAACATGTTGTATTCAATGAATTCTTGCCACGTATTCTCAGTTGGAATGCTGTGAATCTTTACGGGTTGAAGCTCCTGCCACAGGGTTATTATAAGGACTACAATCCGTCGTGCAGTCCAATAGTATTCAACGAGTTTGCTGCCGCTGCTTTCCGTATCGGACATTCGCTGTTGAGACCACATATTCCACGTTTAAGTGTTAATCATCAGCCCGTTGATCCGCCCCTATTGCTTCGCGATGGTTTCTTCAAGATGGATGTTATGTTGCAGGTAAATAAAgtatataaatattataaatcaaaTGTTCAATGCTATGTTATTTCTGACTTCTGTCTTGAGTTCACCACTCCTatggggttttcgtttggtacaagaattaatttatttagatctgtcaaaaaattgacaatttttgcCTTCTATTGgcccaaaaaattgatttattttttgatctttcATCAAAGATCAACATTTTTCGGCAGATTTACCCCTCTTTTACATACAGCACTATTCATCATTATCTTGTAGCTAAGctaattttacataaaattgtCCTTAGAAGTTTGCTTGTAacacttaccgtttagaaaattaCAGTCCTATAAATGTTCGTATCtataaaaatatgcaatttttttaaaattagaacTTTCTTTCACACCACCTCGCAGGTTGAGTTCTAGATGCGTTTTTTAATAGTATCCTCAAGAGACCTGTTCCACATTGCTTGGTATATCACACGGCCTTATAAGTTTATTATATACATACACTTCGCGTCATAAATAAAGGTAcacattttacaaaatataaaaaagattcGCACTTTGGTCAGGTAACTATGCAGATTTTCGGTTTTTGATTTGCAAAGAGTAACTTACGAGTAGATACaacacaaatattttgaaaacaatagaCCCCAAATAGAAAGCGTGTGCccactagttgcgttttttcgcaacCTTTGACCCATCTTAACGGGTCAAGCGGATGGAGAACTTTCAGGACTTTTCACACTTAAATAGCAACCTgcataccaaaaatcagcctgtaACGAATTTTTCCCTTGACAAAATCTATTCTTACTGGGCTATATAAATATGTATGCTTTGattgatttgttttctttttgtacgTTTAACTGCAAACTAACCTGATGTAAGTAAGTTTTAACATACCAATTGTTTAATATTTACCtatcaattcattttttaatatttttttattattgtttgttGCTTGTTAAAAAAGGAAACAATTCTTTAGATTCTACCTCTTTATTACATTTAACCTTCATGCACCCTGGCATACattataagtattttttatcatttatcatattgttttatgaacaaatattattattttacctttttgcaaaataataattatataatttaattcagcaatacaaaaaacgaaatataaacaaatattatatttttgatgAGAAGGAGAGAGTAAAGCAGTAACAATTGTTTGTTTTATGAACATATATTAtgtatacactagcccaaaaaattaagggaacaaaaaaaaatcgtgatttttttagtgatttttgataggctgtatctcagtaaaaactGACCGCatcatgataaaataaaaaggatgtgaaagccctatttttctagttttaggattaaatattaaattattttatttctaacggtaaaatagcaaaattgttggaaatgttcaaaaatcaaatttttcaaatttttttttgtttttaattctctCATAAGGaagtgggaaatttttttctgataaaatgattattatttttagaaaggctttttatttggctatagaattctttttgtttcaaactcctacgattttttttacactgcaatatcagtcatcaaaccaaaaaccatacttttgactttgactatcaatatctcaacaacggatcactaaacagaaaatttaaggacacatttaaaaactttatttaattctctacaaagaaattaagtttggtttgtaaaaaaaaatgttttcttatttttgagattaatttaggaaagctatcaaaataggcatttttacggttttttagaaaatgtaccgcta
Proteins encoded in this region:
- the LOC129915962 gene encoding uncharacterized protein LOC129915962 isoform X2, whose product is MIRHRSEMLLLLLWSSIAHVSSLTTPEDLLRNAHNALRSEKVGATVKCSSEVEFNVCPPSKFRLANGECNNILHRNWGARGDIFLRLLEPDYADDISQPRSSHGSNILPNPETIIANLQNLIEPELRHPHITAMLPAWGQLLSDDLVEFSELPSTYSCCDKTTEELKSEQFKHCFVRAGSDCQEYKRSTPAYDDQTCTKRKRQQMNTASSYIDGSTLYGRTTEEIQQLRTFSQGGVNIEVCKRCQASGANGALHRALLQEHNYIAEELSRMNPTWSEDTIFLESRRIIIAQIQHITYNEFLPLVLGQENTAKVDLKLTPEKYFTNYSSSNRGGIFNEFATSAVPAFLSMYPPEMISASMSATSLLSISALQKSLIPPRITSGKWSELALVIHRGRDHGIPSYRNALDLCENRFAENDVSNITFEKLSTVSNIPEEHITMLRDIYENAEDIDLLVGALLENSAVGSLFGPTITCLLTRQFAQLKTTDRFWYENEIPPSSFRLDQLKAIRQTTLSGLLCSTKQVDKAQPKAFIREDSFLNTLLTCDQLPKLDLRAWKADPNEEETKERIEETPEVKEVIREISPDLLEAAVERAKEELYARKRFEYDSWLAQGGIDAKSPDGVAASFSKANRAALLQANSSLMLELTSNEILNTLNQITRRKRQVFDGSLNAFNRNELTETLQTIDINSFLSGNSNARQHVEQQCDDPPLPCDANTPFRTFTGYCNNLRNPNWGKSLSTFSRLLPAQYEDGVSKPRISSVTGAPLPNPRTISTLIHPDISNLHTRYSLMVMQFAQFVDHDLTLTPIHKGFHESIPSCRRCDSPQTVHPECNPFPVPAGDYFYPEVNVTSGERLCFPSMRSLPGQLTLGPRDQMNQNTHFLDSSMIYGENNCVANKLRGFSGRMNSTIHPIRGKELLPQSNSHPECKSRNRLCFIGGDDRASEQPGLTAIHTIFLREHNRIVEGLRGVNPHWTGDQLYHHTRRIVSAQFQHVVFNEFLPRILSWNAVNLYGLKLLPQGYYKDYNPSCSPIVFNEFAAAAFRIGHSLLRPHIPRLSVNHQPVDPPLLLRDGFFKMDVMLQPGIVDEISRGLVATPMETLDQFITGEVTNHLFEDRKIPFSGIDLISLNVQRARDHGIPSYNNYRALCNLKRANTWSDLSREIPPEVINRFKKIYASVDDIDLFPGSMTERPLQGGLVGPTLACIIGIQFRQLRKCDRFWYENENPEVKFSEAQLAEIRKTTLAKIICENLEIPGDMQRAALDLPSNFLNPRVPCQSMPQIDLSAWRENVQGCQIGNRQVQVGESAFPSPCTSCVCSADGPQCASLRITDCGQLIRQWPREAIIRDEVCNSQCGIYLRGNSFSASAPTVNQPQQRVQRSRPQNLFKFPDLTPFVTS
- the LOC129915962 gene encoding uncharacterized protein LOC129915962 isoform X1, encoding MMKKKAEGETCDCASKETPTTAAATNKILCIKRSSIAHVSSLTTPEDLLRNAHNALRSEKVGATVKCSSEVEFNVCPPSKFRLANGECNNILHRNWGARGDIFLRLLEPDYADDISQPRSSHGSNILPNPETIIANLQNLIEPELRHPHITAMLPAWGQLLSDDLVEFSELPSTYSCCDKTTEELKSEQFKHCFVRAGSDCQEYKRSTPAYDDQTCTKRKRQQMNTASSYIDGSTLYGRTTEEIQQLRTFSQGGVNIEVCKRCQASGANGALHRALLQEHNYIAEELSRMNPTWSEDTIFLESRRIIIAQIQHITYNEFLPLVLGQENTAKVDLKLTPEKYFTNYSSSNRGGIFNEFATSAVPAFLSMYPPEMISASMSATSLLSISALQKSLIPPRITSGKWSELALVIHRGRDHGIPSYRNALDLCENRFAENDVSNITFEKLSTVSNIPEEHITMLRDIYENAEDIDLLVGALLENSAVGSLFGPTITCLLTRQFAQLKTTDRFWYENEIPPSSFRLDQLKAIRQTTLSGLLCSTKQVDKAQPKAFIREDSFLNTLLTCDQLPKLDLRAWKADPNEEETKERIEETPEVKEVIREISPDLLEAAVERAKEELYARKRFEYDSWLAQGGIDAKSPDGVAASFSKANRAALLQANSSLMLELTSNEILNTLNQITRRKRQVFDGSLNAFNRNELTETLQTIDINSFLSGNSNARQHVEQQCDDPPLPCDANTPFRTFTGYCNNLRNPNWGKSLSTFSRLLPAQYEDGVSKPRISSVTGAPLPNPRTISTLIHPDISNLHTRYSLMVMQFAQFVDHDLTLTPIHKGFHESIPSCRRCDSPQTVHPECNPFPVPAGDYFYPEVNVTSGERLCFPSMRSLPGQLTLGPRDQMNQNTHFLDSSMIYGENNCVANKLRGFSGRMNSTIHPIRGKELLPQSNSHPECKSRNRLCFIGGDDRASEQPGLTAIHTIFLREHNRIVEGLRGVNPHWTGDQLYHHTRRIVSAQFQHVVFNEFLPRILSWNAVNLYGLKLLPQGYYKDYNPSCSPIVFNEFAAAAFRIGHSLLRPHIPRLSVNHQPVDPPLLLRDGFFKMDVMLQPGIVDEISRGLVATPMETLDQFITGEVTNHLFEDRKIPFSGIDLISLNVQRARDHGIPSYNNYRALCNLKRANTWSDLSREIPPEVINRFKKIYASVDDIDLFPGSMTERPLQGGLVGPTLACIIGIQFRQLRKCDRFWYENENPEVKFSEAQLAEIRKTTLAKIICENLEIPGDMQRAALDLPSNFLNPRVPCQSMPQIDLSAWRENVQGCQIGNRQVQVGESAFPSPCTSCVCSADGPQCASLRITDCGQLIRQWPREAIIRDEVCNSQCGIYLRGNSFSASAPTVNQPQQRVQRSRPQNLFKFPDLTPFVTS